From Patescibacteria group bacterium:
AAGGTCTTTCGGTGCTCATGAAATCGCACCTCAACCTGCTACTTCTCTTCTTTTTTGTCCGCCTCCGCGTAGGAGAGCGTCATTTTTTGGTCTTTTGGTTCAAAGAAGGTGATCTTGAATTTGTATGTCTTTCCCAGTTCAAGCGTTTCGCGGAGTTTCTGTTCCGTACTGAATTCAGATACATGCACCAATCCGGCGACTCCTTCTTCAATGCTTACCAGCGCTCCGTGCTTGTTGAATTTAATGACGACGCCGTCCACAATGTCACCCTTTTTGTATCTGTCTTTTGCTTCACCCCACGGATTTTCTTTGAGTGCTTTAATAGACAGAGAGATCTTGTCGTCCTTGATCTCAATAATTTTTGCTTTTACTTTTTCGCGGACTTTAAAGAGGGCTTTAGGGTCCTCCACCAAACCCCAATCAATTTCCGAGATATGCACCAATCCTTCCAGTCCCTCTTCTACTTTGAGGAACACGCCGAAATCAACAATGCCGGTGATCTCTCCCGTTACTTCATCGCCCACATGGTATTTGCTGACGATTTTTGCCTTGTCGTTTTCCACCATACCTCTCTCGGAAAAGATCAATTTTCCCTCCTTTGGTGATGCGTTGATGATCTGAACAGAGAGCTTTGTGCCGATAAACTTTTTCAGCTCACCCAGTATCTGGTCTTTGTTCCCGTCTTCAACTCGCGGATAATGCTCTTGGGAGAGTTGAGAAGCGGGAAGGAACCCTTGAATACCTTGCCATTCAAGAATGAGTCCTCCTTTGTTCGCGTCCTTAACGGGAAGCTCCAGAAGAGTTTTCTTCTTTATCGCATCTTCCGCTTCACCCCAGGTGAGCGCTTGGCGCGCTTCTTTGAGAGAGAGCTCGGTGTAGCCATTTTCGTTTTCCGCTTCCACCACCTTGGCCGCAATAATGTCCCCAATGTTCGCACGTCTGATGACGTCGCGCGCATTCATGTACTCTCGGCCATAGATAATGCCGGTGCCAAACGGCGCGAGATCAACATAAACCGATCCGCGCCCAAAGCCGATGATCGCGCCTTCAACAAGGTCCCCTTCTTCCGCTGGCACGCGTTCTTCACTCAAAAGCATGTTTGCCATGCCAGTATCAATAGTGGCGAGTTCACTCGTTTCGTCCGCGTCTTTCTCGAGGATTTCCAGGTCGTTTTTTGTTACGTCAGTCGTTGTCATAATTTTAAAAGAAAAAACCGCTTCTAACCCCGCAATAGAACGGGGTGAAGCGGAGTTTTTTATTCTCCGCAAGGGGTCTGTATCGTACCTGCCGTTGTCCGGATCGTTACAGGGTTGACCTTGCTTTCTCCGCTGATAATAGGCACAGCATACAGTATTCATTAAAAAAGTCAAAAACAAAAGGGAGTTCAGATGAACCCCCCTTTTTGCCTTGCGGCTTTGTGCTTTTTTGTTGTGACGCGTTCGACTTGAGGCAAAGGCTTTATGCGAGCGCGCGGCCGTTTTGTCCCGCACGCTCCCTCTGGATGCGCGCATAGATTTCTTCACGGTGGACAGGGACGTCCTTGGGAGCGTTAACCCCGATGCGCACTTGGTTGCCTTTGACACCGAGCACCGTGACCGTAACGTTATCACCGATGTTGAGAGTTTCCCCAACACGCCTCGTCAAGATAAGCATTGAGTAGTACCTCTTGGTTTGTGTGAAAATACGAAAAGAACAATCGTGGAAATTCAAGTTTGTTTATTATGTCTAGCGAGGAAGGGGATGAAAACTGGAATCCCGACGATGTCGGGATGGAAATTTTCATTTCATCCGAGCGACATTGTTTTCTTAGGTGCAAAGCAACTTAGAAAACAAGAAGTACTCCTGTGGTGCGACGACATAACAAAAGGTTTAATACCTCCCCAACTTGCTCTGGGATTAATGCCTTTTATAGCAAATATCCGACATGTTGTCAACCGAGCACTACTTTTATTTTACTCTTGGAACAAATGAGGTTTTTGACGGATCATGTAATCATTGTTTCGGCAGATGCCTGACGGAGAAGTTAATAAAAGTGGTGCTCGGTCAATCCCACCGGAGAGATGAACATAAGCGCTAGGATTCTTCCGTAATTTTGTTATAATAGTGCGCATCATGATAGTCACCTATTACGGCAAACAATTTTTCAAGGTTCAACTCGGCGATACCGTGCTCGCATTCAATCCTATCTCCAAGGATTCAAAATTGAAAGCGGCGCGCTTCGGCGCGGATGTGGTGCTTACCTCTCTTAATCACGCCGATTTCAACGGTGTGGAAAGTGTTACCTATGGCGAGAAAACGCCGTTTGTTATTTCCGGACCGGGCGAATATGAGATCAAAGGGATCTTCGTCAAAGGTTTTCTTGCTGAATCGTCATACCAAAAGGAGCACAAGATGAATACGATATATCTCGTTTCGCTGGACGGCATGAATCTCTGTTTCCTGGGAGCGCTACAAGAGGGCAAGCTTGATGACAAGACGAAAGAAGCTCTTGACGATATTGATATTTTGTTCGTACCGATTGGAGGCGAAGATGTATTGGCGCCCGAGCAGGCGCACAAACTCGCCACCCAGCTTGCGCCGCATGTGGTCATCCCGATGGATTACGGCGAAGGCTCTGAGAAAAATGCGCTTGCGCAATTTCTGAAAGAAGTGGGTGTGGACAAGGCGGTACCGCTAGACAAGCTTACCCTCAAGAAAAAAGACTTGGAGGATAAAGAAGGAGAGGTCATCGTGCTGAAAGCACAGTAGTTTCCTCGCTCCAATTTCTCATTAAAACCCGATATCGGAGTATTGGAAATTATTGAGAAAGGAGAGATTTATGAAAATACGTTCATTTTCCATGCTTCATTACATTGAAAAATTACAAACAAAGCCGGAATATATTCGCAAGAGGATCCTTGTCGCGATTGTGGCGGTCTTTATGAGCATTATCGGTTTTGTATGGGTTTCCACATTTTCATTGCGGTTTGGAGGAGATATTCCTCTGCAAGAAGATGAACAAGCCCCCTCGCCATTTGCGGTGATCAAAGAAAGCGGCAAGACGTTCTCTTTGGATTTCAACCGAGGAATTGAGCAGTTAAAAGAGCAATTTGGACAGTAGACCCGTTGCGCAATAATTTTTCGTAGCGAGATGATGAATTTTCGTGCGAAAACAGCGAAGCGCGAGGAGGTGAATACAGCGTATTCATTGACGAGTGATGAGTTGTTTGTAGCCGAAAATTCATCATTGCAGTAGAAAAGGTTATTGCGCAGCGGGTCTAATAGTCAGCGACGGCAATATATGTTAAAATAGGTTCAAATAGAGAGACTTGAGTATATGATGAAAAAGGATGACAACCCGGTAGACGGGCGGACAGATGGTCTTGTGCCAGTGGATATAAGCTCCGAAATGAAGGAGTCTTATTTGAATTACGCCATGTCGGTCATTACTTCCCGCGCGTTACCGGATGCGCGCGATGGATTAAAACCTGTGCAAAGGCGTATTCTTTTTGCCATGCACGGTATCGGCCTCACCTACGCCGCACGACCGAGGAAGTCAGCCGCAGTGGTCGGAGAAGTGCTTGGTAAGTACCACCCGCACGGCGACTCATCCGTGTACGAAGCGATGGTTAAAATGGCCCAAGAATTCTCATTCCGTTATCCGTTGGTGATCGGACAGGGAAACTTCGGCTCCATAGACGGCGATTCGGCCGCCGCGATGCGATATACCGAAGCAAAGATGTCCCGTCTCACCGCGGAGATGCTGGGTGATCTTGAAAAAGATACGGTACAATGGCGCCCTAATTACGATGGGACGAGAATGGAGCCGGTATATCTTCCCGCGGCTGTTCCGCATCTCATTTTAAATGGCACCTTAGGTATCGCCGTCGGTATGGCAACCAATATTCCCCCGCACAATTTAAGGGAGGTTCTTGACGCTACCATGCATCTTGTAGACAATCCAAAAGCGACCACTGAAGACCTTCTCCAGTTTGTCACCGGCCCCGATTTTCCCACGGGAGGAATAGCGTTCGGCAAAGAAGATATTCATCACGCGTACGCTTCCGGCCGTGGGGGCGTTGCGGTGAGAGGTGATGCGGAGATCATTGAAAACAAGGCGGGCAATTTCCAGATCATCATTACGTCCATTCCGTTCCGCGTGAACAAGTCGGAAATGATCATCAAGATCGCCGACCTCGTGCGGGACAAACGTCTTGAAGGCATCAAGGCGCTTCGGGATGAGTCTACCAAAGATATTCGCGTGGCCATTGATCTGAAGAGCGGCGCGCAACCGCAGAAGATATTGAATTATCTCTACAAGCACACCGACCTTGAGTCCACATTCAATTTCAATATGGTGGCGCTTGTTGACGGCGTACCGCAGGTGCTTTCTCTTAAGGGAATACTGGAAGAATTCATCAAGCACCGCAAGGATGTGGTGACACGCCGCACGAAATATGAATTACGCAAGGCGGAAGAACGCGCCCACATTTTGGAAGGGCTCAAAAAAGCGCTTGATAATATTGATAAGGTGATCAAAATCATCAAGCAATCAAAAGATACCGCCTCGGCGAATATGAACCTGATGAAAGAATTCAAGTTTAGCGTGGAACAAGCGACCGCTATTCTTGAGATGAAGTTGCAAAAACTCGCGGGATTGGAACGGAAGAATATTGAAGACGAACTCAAAGAGAAACTTGAACTTATCAAAAAGCTCAAAGCAATACTTGCCGACGCGAAGAGGGTCTTGCAGATCATCAAAGACGAGCTTGCGAGCATCAAAGAGCGTTACGGCGATGATCGAAAGACGAGGGTCATGAAATCAAAAGCGCGCGTTTTGGCGCCTGAAGACTTGGTGGAAGAAAAAGAAGCTGTTTTGGTGCTCACCCGCGGAGGATACATCAAGCGCATTGACCCCGGAGAATTCAAGAAGCAAAAACGAGGTGGTGTGGGGGTCATTGATCTTGATACGAAAGAAGAGGATGTGGTAACCATATTCATTACCACCAGCACGCACAGCGATCTCTTGTTCTTTAGCGATAAAGGCAAGGCGTATCAGATGAAGATGTACGACATACCCGAAGGAAGACGCGCCACCAAGGGGAAATCCATTATGAATTTCCTCTCTCTTGGTGCGGGAGAATCAGTCTCTTCAGTGCTTGCTATGCCGAAGACCATCAAAGAAATGCAGGATCTCTCATTGTTCATGGTGACCAAGCACGGTGTCGCAAAGAAAGTATCTGCCGAGAGCTTTAAAGATGTGCGACAGAGCGGTCTTATCGCGATCAAGCTTTCCGACGGCGATGAACTTCTGGCGGCTCTTTTTGTGGATAAAAGCGACGAAGTGATGCTTGCGAGCTCGCTGGGACAATCCATCAGGTTCAAGGGGTCCGATATCCGCGAGATGGGACGTAACGCGGCGGGCGTGCGAGCGGTGAAATTGAAAAAGAACGATGAATTGATCGGCGCGGGTATTATGAAAAAAGGCGCCGAAGGTTCACAGTTTATGATCGTTTCCGCGAACGGGTTCGGTAAAAAGACGCCGGCAAAAGAATATAAAGTACAAAAGCGCGGCGGCTCGGGCATTAAGACAGCGAAGGTTACTCCCAAGACCGGGCATTTGATCGCCGCGAGGGTGATCACCGAAGAGGATACGGAAATAGTGGCTGTTTCCAAGAAGGGGCAGGTGATACGAACAGAGCTGAAAGACATCCCTTCTCTTGGGCGACAAACGCAAGGGGTGCGCATCATGAAATTGCGCGCCGGCGACAATCTGGCTTCAATCGTATGTTTGTAAAAGGAGAGCGCGCAGCTCTCTTTTTGTTTGTACACACAGGAGTGGTATGTATCCGCGCGCGAAGTAAGCTATAATGGTGGTATGGATTTTTCTGATCCGAAAAAAAACGTAGAACAACTCCGCTTGCGGGAAGGAATGTCTGTTGCCGATTTTGGCGCCGGGTCGGGCGCGTATTCCATTGCGGCCGCGCAGACAGTGGGGGATTCGGGGAAAGTATACGCCATTGAAGTGCAGAAAGATCTGCTGCAAAAATTAAAAAACGAAGCTACCAATGGGGGCTTCCATAATATTGAAGCGCTGTGGGGCGATATTGAGGTGCTCCATGGCACAAAGATACGGGATCACGCGGTAGATGCCGTCATTATCTCCAATGTGCTGTTCCAAGCGGAAGACAAACGGGGTGTTTTGAACGAAGCAAAGCGGATTCTGCGTCCCGGGGGTAGTTTGCTTGTCATTGACTGGGTTGATTCATTTGGAGGCTTGGGCCCTCATCCCGACGAAGTGATGACGCAAGCTGCGGCAAAAAAACTTTGCACGGAGGCTTTATTTGCGTACGAAAAAGATATTGAGGCGGGAGGACACCATTACGGAATGATATTTAAAAAGAGTTAATACATTTTTTACAGACATGTCCAATTTCCAAATTGCTCTCATCACCACCTTCGTCATATTTACCGTTGTTGCCGTTCTTATCTTTACCGGCGCCATTCCGGGCTTTAAGGCGCCCGAGGGAGGCTATGGCGGAGAAGTCGTGGTATGGGGCACGTTCCCGAAATTAAAACTAAGCAGTGCGATTGACGCGTTCAACCAACAGAACAAAGCCCTCTTTAGCCTCGCGTACGAAGAGAAGAACAAAGATTCCTTTGAGCGTGAGCTCCTTGAGGCGCTTGCTTCAGGCCGAGGTCCTGATATTTTCTTTTTGACCCAAGACATGGTGCTCAAACACAAAGATAAAGTGTTGTTGGTCCCGTTTGAGACTCTTACCGAACGCGAGTTCAAAGATACGTTCACCGAAGAAGGAGAATTATATCTGACGCTCGAAGGGGTGTTGGCGTTGCCGCTTTCCGTTGATCCGCTGGTGATGTATTGGAACCGTGATATTTTTTCTTCAGCTGCTATAGCGCGCCCGCCGGAATTTTGGGACGAGTTTCTTACCATTGCGCCGGCAGTGACCGAACGTGATGATGCGGGGAATGTGCTTACCAGCGCGGTCGCCCTCGGTGAATTTGAGAATATCACGCACGCGAAAGATATTTTGTCCATGCTTATCCTGCAGGCAGGCAATAATATCGTAGAGGTGGCAGAGGACGGCAGGGTGAATGTAGTGCTGAGCAATACGCAGGAGAGCGGTTCGCAGAGAACGGAATCCGCTCTCAGGTTTTATACGGAATTTTCCAACTCAGTCAAACCGGCATACTCCTGGAATCGTTCATTGCCACAGTCGCGGGATATGTTTGTCGCCGGTGACTTGGCTGTGTATTTTGGCTACGCGAGCGAGCTTCCCGATATTATCACCAAGAATCCCCACCTGAATTTTGACGTATCTCTCGTACCGCAGATTCGGGACAATAAGACCAAGGAAACCTTTGGGAACATGTATGCTTTGGCAATCGCTCGGAATACAGGGAAACCCCAAACGGCGTTTCAAGCACTCGTCTTAATGGCGGGAAGCGATTTCGCCAACACGGTTTCTAAAGCAATGAAACTCCCGCCCGTTCGGCGCGACTTGTTGTCCATCAAACAAACAGATGCCTATAATTCGGTATTTTATGATTCAGCGCTCCGAGCAACCGCATGGCTAGACCCGAACCCGGAGGCATCTTATAATGTATTTAAAGACATGGTGGAAGATGTCTCGTCAGGCAGATTTCGCATCAGCCAAGCGGTGTTGAACGCGAATACGGAGCTGAAACAATCAATAGATTCGCGTGAATAAGAAGATCTTGTTTTCTTCGCTCGCTCGGTTATGAAAACATTACAAATCGGGAAAATGCTTTCATAACCCTCACTTACTCGAAAATAAAAAAAATGATCAAAATATTTAAAAAAACGGCAGTAAGAGTTTTCTATTTTCTCGTCATAGCGATGCCTGTGGTTGTTGTTGCGGCTCCGCCACTTGTGCCGTGCGGCAATAAAGGTCAACCCACGTGCGACTTTAATCAGCTCATCGGTCTGATAAAAAATCTTATGGACTTCGCGATCATCATCGCGCCGTTTCTTGCCGCTATCGCGTTTGCGTTCGCGGGCTTCTACTACTTCACGTCGGCGGGCGATACGGGGAAGGTGGAAACGGCGCACGACATATTCAGAAATACCGCCATCGGGCTTATTATCATACTCGCGGCGTGGTTTGTGGTGAAGGTGATATTGGTCGGACTTGGCGTGACAGGTGATTTTAATTTGCTCAATTAATTTAATAATAAAAGACATGAAAAATACCGCACGGAGAATTCTCACATATATCAAATGGAACCTCGTTTCGGCGCTTCTGCTAGCCCCTCTGCATTTTATATATGCGCAGACGGGCGGTGGGAGTGCAAAGGCAACATTGCAATCTCCCCTTGGTGGTGTTGCCAACCTCAATGACCTTATTGAGAAAATTCTCAAGGTGGTGGTTGATATCGGCACGCCTATCGCCGTTTTATTCATCATCTACGCGGGATTTTTGTTTGTGACGGCGCAGGGGAATGAAACGAAAGTAACAAAAGCAAAGAATGCGTTCACCTGGGCGATCATCGGTACTGCCGTGCTCTTGGGCGCGTGGGTTCTTGCGGTTGCCATTGAAGGTACGATAGGAAACTTGAAATAGATATCCAAGAAGCGTCTCTAATATTTAATTATGAAAGCATATACAATCATTCTCGTCGTCTCTTTATTTGCCCCCCTAATTGCCTTTGCCCAGCCAAGAAATTTTGCGGATTTTGCGGGTGTTATCATCAATATCGGGAACAACCTAGCCCTCCTCTTTATAACCGCCGCGTT
This genomic window contains:
- a CDS encoding S1 RNA-binding domain-containing protein; the protein is MTTTDVTKNDLEILEKDADETSELATIDTGMANMLLSEERVPAEEGDLVEGAIIGFGRGSVYVDLAPFGTGIIYGREYMNARDVIRRANIGDIIAAKVVEAENENGYTELSLKEARQALTWGEAEDAIKKKTLLELPVKDANKGGLILEWQGIQGFLPASQLSQEHYPRVEDGNKDQILGELKKFIGTKLSVQIINASPKEGKLIFSERGMVENDKAKIVSKYHVGDEVTGEITGIVDFGVFLKVEEGLEGLVHISEIDWGLVEDPKALFKVREKVKAKIIEIKDDKISLSIKALKENPWGEAKDRYKKGDIVDGVVIKFNKHGALVSIEEGVAGLVHVSEFSTEQKLRETLELGKTYKFKITFFEPKDQKMTLSYAEADKKEEK
- the csrA gene encoding carbon storage regulator CsrA encodes the protein MLILTRRVGETLNIGDNVTVTVLGVKGNQVRIGVNAPKDVPVHREEIYARIQRERAGQNGRALA
- a CDS encoding MBL fold metallo-hydrolase — its product is MIVTYYGKQFFKVQLGDTVLAFNPISKDSKLKAARFGADVVLTSLNHADFNGVESVTYGEKTPFVISGPGEYEIKGIFVKGFLAESSYQKEHKMNTIYLVSLDGMNLCFLGALQEGKLDDKTKEALDDIDILFVPIGGEDVLAPEQAHKLATQLAPHVVIPMDYGEGSEKNALAQFLKEVGVDKAVPLDKLTLKKKDLEDKEGEVIVLKAQ
- the gyrA gene encoding DNA gyrase subunit A — encoded protein: MMKKDDNPVDGRTDGLVPVDISSEMKESYLNYAMSVITSRALPDARDGLKPVQRRILFAMHGIGLTYAARPRKSAAVVGEVLGKYHPHGDSSVYEAMVKMAQEFSFRYPLVIGQGNFGSIDGDSAAAMRYTEAKMSRLTAEMLGDLEKDTVQWRPNYDGTRMEPVYLPAAVPHLILNGTLGIAVGMATNIPPHNLREVLDATMHLVDNPKATTEDLLQFVTGPDFPTGGIAFGKEDIHHAYASGRGGVAVRGDAEIIENKAGNFQIIITSIPFRVNKSEMIIKIADLVRDKRLEGIKALRDESTKDIRVAIDLKSGAQPQKILNYLYKHTDLESTFNFNMVALVDGVPQVLSLKGILEEFIKHRKDVVTRRTKYELRKAEERAHILEGLKKALDNIDKVIKIIKQSKDTASANMNLMKEFKFSVEQATAILEMKLQKLAGLERKNIEDELKEKLELIKKLKAILADAKRVLQIIKDELASIKERYGDDRKTRVMKSKARVLAPEDLVEEKEAVLVLTRGGYIKRIDPGEFKKQKRGGVGVIDLDTKEEDVVTIFITTSTHSDLLFFSDKGKAYQMKMYDIPEGRRATKGKSIMNFLSLGAGESVSSVLAMPKTIKEMQDLSLFMVTKHGVAKKVSAESFKDVRQSGLIAIKLSDGDELLAALFVDKSDEVMLASSLGQSIRFKGSDIREMGRNAAGVRAVKLKKNDELIGAGIMKKGAEGSQFMIVSANGFGKKTPAKEYKVQKRGGSGIKTAKVTPKTGHLIAARVITEEDTEIVAVSKKGQVIRTELKDIPSLGRQTQGVRIMKLRAGDNLASIVCL
- a CDS encoding methyltransferase domain-containing protein is translated as MDFSDPKKNVEQLRLREGMSVADFGAGSGAYSIAAAQTVGDSGKVYAIEVQKDLLQKLKNEATNGGFHNIEALWGDIEVLHGTKIRDHAVDAVIISNVLFQAEDKRGVLNEAKRILRPGGSLLVIDWVDSFGGLGPHPDEVMTQAAAKKLCTEALFAYEKDIEAGGHHYGMIFKKS
- a CDS encoding extracellular solute-binding protein, with protein sequence MSNFQIALITTFVIFTVVAVLIFTGAIPGFKAPEGGYGGEVVVWGTFPKLKLSSAIDAFNQQNKALFSLAYEEKNKDSFERELLEALASGRGPDIFFLTQDMVLKHKDKVLLVPFETLTEREFKDTFTEEGELYLTLEGVLALPLSVDPLVMYWNRDIFSSAAIARPPEFWDEFLTIAPAVTERDDAGNVLTSAVALGEFENITHAKDILSMLILQAGNNIVEVAEDGRVNVVLSNTQESGSQRTESALRFYTEFSNSVKPAYSWNRSLPQSRDMFVAGDLAVYFGYASELPDIITKNPHLNFDVSLVPQIRDNKTKETFGNMYALAIARNTGKPQTAFQALVLMAGSDFANTVSKAMKLPPVRRDLLSIKQTDAYNSVFYDSALRATAWLDPNPEASYNVFKDMVEDVSSGRFRISQAVLNANTELKQSIDSRE
- a CDS encoding pilin → MKNTARRILTYIKWNLVSALLLAPLHFIYAQTGGGSAKATLQSPLGGVANLNDLIEKILKVVVDIGTPIAVLFIIYAGFLFVTAQGNETKVTKAKNAFTWAIIGTAVLLGAWVLAVAIEGTIGNLK